The bacterium genome has a window encoding:
- a CDS encoding glycosyltransferase family 39 protein, with product MNLKNLLTSIPRPSKSVLLLFLLIAIGSYLRLKALDFQSLWMDELNTMIESDPDKNFEGVLFHLRRGTDRHPPLYHLIVHYWFQLVGYNAYTARFLSAIVGITTIPAIYVLGKELYNRRVGLICAAFTAFNFYSIFYSQEARAYIFAFLFTSVSFFFFIRALRDPSWKGGLLYGLATSLLVYTHYFGFFIILSQLVTVLIFLNRRLLRPFLICFGAGFVLMFILYLPWMHTTVTVATAVSSSWIEKPKADFFVTYFWDYFGQDPFTVYFFAFLLIVFLGGGILFRTSQETPEDIRENRYLFSFVVLLTWIAVSYLVPYVKSVASLPLLFNRYTIVTLPAILLAAAIGVDLLHNPLVKKYLVVLILSFSLIHLFVYSRYYEKPTRTQWRELIAFVVEKNPENYPIISDRAWYMAYYFKAFGGAPRYVKEKEIPHLTDVWVVTGHQGKPLSDKATELLKRDFKMKAAFVGIGTWAQYYSRKNTGDM from the coding sequence ATGAACCTGAAAAATCTCCTCACCAGTATTCCACGCCCCTCAAAGTCGGTCCTTCTTCTCTTCCTCCTGATCGCAATAGGATCTTATTTGCGACTGAAGGCGTTGGATTTTCAAAGTCTCTGGATGGACGAATTAAATACAATGATCGAATCGGATCCTGACAAGAATTTTGAGGGCGTATTGTTTCATCTCCGTCGCGGCACCGATCGCCATCCTCCGCTCTATCATCTGATCGTACATTACTGGTTCCAGCTGGTCGGCTATAATGCATACACCGCGCGATTCTTATCTGCAATTGTGGGGATCACCACCATACCCGCGATTTATGTTTTGGGAAAAGAATTGTATAACCGCCGGGTCGGATTGATCTGCGCGGCTTTCACTGCTTTTAACTTCTACAGTATCTTTTACTCACAGGAAGCACGCGCGTACATTTTCGCGTTCTTGTTCACCAGTGTTTCCTTTTTCTTCTTCATTCGAGCCCTGCGAGATCCTTCCTGGAAAGGCGGGCTCTTGTATGGACTTGCTACAAGCCTGCTGGTCTACACTCATTACTTCGGATTCTTCATTATCTTATCCCAGCTCGTAACCGTGTTGATTTTCCTGAACCGCAGATTGTTGAGGCCCTTCCTGATCTGTTTTGGAGCCGGCTTTGTGTTGATGTTCATTCTTTATCTCCCATGGATGCATACCACAGTAACGGTGGCAACAGCCGTATCTTCTTCCTGGATCGAAAAACCGAAAGCCGATTTTTTTGTTACCTATTTTTGGGATTACTTTGGACAGGATCCGTTTACGGTTTATTTCTTCGCGTTTTTGCTGATCGTTTTTCTTGGCGGCGGAATCCTGTTCCGGACCAGTCAGGAGACACCCGAGGATATTCGCGAGAATCGCTATCTCTTCAGTTTTGTTGTTCTGTTAACATGGATCGCGGTGTCTTATCTGGTTCCCTATGTAAAATCGGTTGCTTCACTCCCTCTATTATTTAACCGTTATACGATCGTAACTTTACCTGCGATTTTACTGGCTGCCGCCATCGGTGTGGATCTGCTTCACAACCCCCTCGTTAAAAAGTATTTGGTCGTATTGATCTTGTCTTTTAGCTTGATTCATCTTTTTGTGTATAGCCGTTACTATGAAAAGCCAACCAGGACTCAATGGCGGGAATTGATCGCATTTGTCGTGGAAAAGAATCCCGAAAATTATCCTATCATTTCGGACCGCGCCTGGTACATGGCCTACTACTTCAAAGCGTTCGGTGGTGCTCCACGATACGTGAAGGAAAAAGAAATCCCGCATCTCACAGATGTATGGGTGGTAACGGGTCACCAGGGAAAGCCATTATCCGATAAAGCAACTGAGCTTCTGAAAAGAGATT